CCTTTTTCCGTATATTTGATGTCGGCCTTTGCCGCCCCGCAGGAAAGACCGAGCGCTTTTGCCGCAAGCGCAAAGACCGCAATGAGTTCGTTTTTTTTCGCATCGGATATCGCAGTCGGCATCGTGTGCCCCGTTTCGATAAAGTACGGCGGAAAAAATATGTGCCGATCGGCAAAGCCCGTGATCGTCATCGTCCCGTCACAGATAAGCGCGTCGATCGAATATTCATCACCGTCCATGTATTCTTCGAGGATGGCGTTTTCAGTCCGCGAAGACGCGAGGGCCGCCTGCAAAGCACCTTCGGCTTCGTCTTCGCTCCTTATCATGCGGCAGCCGCGGCCTCCCATATTGTCTACGGGTTTTACGACGCAGGGAAAGCCGAGTTCCCGCACACATTTTTTAACAAAATCGAGATCGCTCTCTTTTTTCGTTATGCCGAAAAATTTCGGAGAGGGTACGCCCGCTTCCGAAAACTTTTGCCGCATCCGCACTTTGCCGCTCGCGTTGCAGGCAGCTTCATAGGAGTGACAGGCAAGTCCGAGCTTTTCACCCGCGTATGAAACCGAAGCCGAAAAATCGGTTCCCGCCGTAAAGATTGCCGCAAGCCCTCCTTCCTTTTGTAATTTTTTTGCGAATTCGTAAATCCCTTCTTTATCTTTTAAATCGATGCGTTCGAATCGGTCGCTAAGTCCGACGCAGACGGCGCCTTCGTTAGCGTCGACGACGACCGCGCGGCAGCCGATTTTTTTTGCCGCTTCGATTGCGGGTTTTTGCAAAAAGCCCGCGCCGAGTATGAGTATGTTTTTATTCATGCGATTTTTCTCCCTCTTCCGCACCGCCCGTTTTTCTGCAGTACACTTCGAAAGTATCGCCGAGACGTGAGATGCGGCTTCGGAAAGCGTAGAGCGAATACATAAGCGAATTTTTTTGCCAGCCGTGTTTTTTCACTTGCGGAAAACGCTCGGGATGATGTCCCGTCGAAATTATCTTTTCAACCGTAAAGCCGAATCGCTTGAGTATGTGTTTCGCTTTGGACGGTTCCCACAAAGTATAGTGATCGGCGGGGCTTTGCGCATAAAAATCGTCCGTATTCATAAGAGCGGAAACGCCTTCTGCTGACGGTGTCGAAAATGCAAAGATGCCGCCGTCTTTTACCAAAGCGAGGGCGCTTTCGAGGACGCGATCAAGATTTTGAAAGTGTTCTATGACGTACCACATCGTAAGCGCATCGAATTGCCGCACACCGAATTCCGACGCAGGATCGAAGTCGGGAAAAGAAGTGCAGGATGCGGGAAAGAGAAGCGAAGACTGCACATAGGATACTGCGTCTTTCGAAACGTCGGCGCCGAAAACCTGCCATCCGTCTTCCGCAGCGGCCGCAAGGAAGGGTCCGTAGGCACAGCCGACGTCGAGCACGGAAAGTTTCGATGCAAAGCGTTTTTTATTTTTGACAAGCGAATCAATTTCACGGATACGGCGCTCTCCTTGCGCCTTTATCGCATCGAAATCTTCGAGATAGGTTTTGCCGTACTGCGCTTTATACTCTTCGGCAAAATAGGTTTTATCGTAATCGGGTGCGGCGTTTGAATCCGTCCACGACATATAGATCATGGCGCACGAAGCGCATCTCCTGAATGTCCGGTGCAGCGTACGCGAGACGACGGCGTTTTTTTCGGGATCGCTTTGTCCGCAGACGGGACAAGAGAAACGCTTACCCTTTGCAAGGGATGCGATAAAAGCGCCGAGCGAAGCGTGCCGATTTACGGGATCGATATGCGGATAGAGTTTTTCGCTTTCGCTTAAAACCGTATGCAGTTTTTTTCCCGCAGCATCTTTTTTTTCGAGACAGACGAATCCGTATTTTTTTGCAAGGGATGCGTGCAGCTTTGTCGGCGACAACAAAAGTACGGCGCAGCCCGCATAGGCGGCTTCGTATGCGGTAAGCCCGTAATGCGTTACGACGAGATCGTAGGATGAAAGTATTTCGCGCAAAACGGGAACGGGGCGCATACACGTCACACCGGCTTCTTCCGCTTCCGACGAGTCGATGCCTTCGGGGACGACTGCGCTCACGGAAAGACCTTCGCGCCGAAGCGATATCGATACGGGAACGGTAAGGGATGCGGGATCTTCGCCTCCGAAACACACGAGAACGGTTTTTATATCGGAAAATTTTTTGCAACGTTCCCCGCTCCGCGTGCGGGAGGGCATCGTCATAAATGCGCTTTCGCTTATATTCGATTTTCGCGAAAGATTCGACGGGATGATATCGATGAGATAATCGCAAAAGCACGTATTGTCCGAGCCCTCGTCGATCGCGGCAAGGGAGGCTGCGGCACACAGGGAAGATGCCGTATGTTTATCGAGCGAAAAAAAATCCGAAACGATGAGCGAATATTCCCCGGGGAGCGGATATTCCGTGACGATCTGCCAATCCGAAAGCCCCCGTCCTTTCGCCTGCTCCGTAAGTTCGCCGCATTCGCGAAGCGACGCATCTTTCGGAATATAGACGAGGGCGCCCGACTCGATCGCGGCGTCAAGACTCCTCCTCAGATGTCCCGTCCCGCCCCCTTCTTTTACCGACGGCACAAAGAGCACGGGATGCGTAACGCTCGGTTCGGAAAAGGCCGATAAAATCTGCTCCGTCGTATAGGGCTCATTTCCCGCTTTTCCCTTGGAAAGAAAGCGAACGGCCGAAAGCGCTCTTCGATAATCGGAAGGCGTGTCGATCGTCGTGCGGCAGTCGGGATAATAAAAACGAGCAGGCGCTTTTTGCATCACAGCCGAAAAGCGGTTTCGGTGATTGTAGAGAGAAGGAGCCACGTGTTCGCGGTCGTAAGGCAGGCTTGTCGATTTTTCGGCCGCGACGAGCGATTTGCCGCTGAACACTTCGACGCCCGAACCGTGCGGCAGCCCCGTCCACGTCATATAATCGCACGGAGAAAGTGCAATGCGGCGCATATATTCGTCGAGGAGAGATTCCGCCGCTTCGTAAAATAAAAAGGGATTGTCGGCGGTCGCGCGCACGACGACGTCCGCATCGATCTTTTCGATCAATAAGCAAAAACGCTTTAAGACATCGTCGAGCGGTCCTGAAAAAATATCCCAGCCGCACGAGCGCGCGACCGGCTCGAGTTCGGAAAACGACGCTTCATCCGTCGCAACGTAATACGCGTCGGCTTTTACTTTTTTCATCGCGGAAAGCGTCCACGCGAGCACCGGGCGACCGCCCAAATCTTTGAGCGCTTTGCCGGGAAAGCGTGTCGAAGACATTCTGCACTGAACGATTACCGCCGTCATCATTCTCTCCATGCTTCTATCAAATGCTTCGCGTCCGTGTGGAATCGCGCACGGTTCGTATGCACCCATTTTTTCGCATCGGAAAACCGCCGCTTCGCTTCGAAAAAGCCGCACGACGAATGTGTAAGAAAATTGAAAAACGAAAGAGGTGGGACAGAACCTCCCGAATCGGATTTAAAACGCGGCGCCAAATTTTTAAGATAAAACTGCAGATAGGTTAAGTCCGCCGTCGTGTCTTCGATCGGAACTTTCTCATCGTAAGAAAACAGCATCGACGTCGAAAGGCAGGTCTCCTCTCCCCACAGCCACGAACGCAGCGCCAAATCGAGATTTTGATAATACGCAGACGTGATCGTATAGTCGAAGCCGCCGAGGCGGATGAATTTCATTTTATTGTACAGACCGATATAATCGAAGGGATACAATGTATGCATACCGTCTTTGACGACTGCGGATTGAGAAACGGAAAACTTTCCGCGAGAGGCTTCGGGCGTAAAGCGAACCGGAAGCGCTTTTTTTTCCGCATCCGAAAGGCGCGGCGCGATGCAGTATGTTCCGGTTTTTATGAGATTTTCCGCGAGGTGCGGCTGTAAAATCCCCTGCGGGATGTAAAGCGAATCGCGCAGCACGAGCACGTAAGAAGCGGACGCTTCGCCGATGCCGATATTGATCATATCTCCGTCCGTCACCGCTTCGAGAGGGACTACGAACTGCACGGACGGAATGCGCCTCGAAAGCTCTTCGATATTGCAGCTGCCCGAATTCGGTTCGATCGAAATGACGGAAGCGAAGCCGCATTTCGAAAGCGTTTCAAGCGTCTGCGCGTGAAAGCGGCTCGCATTCGAATTGAGGAGGACGGCGGAAACGTCCATCTTTTTTTCCGACGGCGCTCTCCCGCCGATAACGGTGCGGTTGATCTGCCGTTCGTTAAAAATTAAAGGTATAGTATTCATCGCATTTCCCGCATACTTCCCCGTACTCGCACTTCATATCTTTTTCGGCGTAAGAGGTCATCCGCTCCCAAATCGATGCAAGGCTTTCCGTAAACGCATTGCCTATAATATTGCTAAAAACGTATTCGCGGCACGGCGGCACACTGCCGTCGGATAGGATCGTCATGTCGCGCCGCAAATGCCAGCACGGATTGCGTTCGAGCGGCGAAAGATCTGCGGGTTTACACTCGGGAAGGAGACCTGAAAACCAATCGTATTTTTGGATTATCACTTTGCCGCCGTTTTTATCGTCTTTCCAAAAGCGGTAAAAGGCTTCGAGTTCCGCTTCGTTGTCGTTCGTCCGAACAAACTGCGGATAGGTCGTATCGGGAAACGCGCGCTGCAAAAGAGCGACGGCTTTATGAGCTTTTGAAAGCGAGCCTTCCGAACCTCGCATCTTTTTGTACGTCGCTTCGCTTACCGCGTCGAGCAGTACGATCCAAATGATTTTCCCGCCTGAAGCCTCTTTGACTTTTTCGCACAGTTCTTCGGTTACGTGCAAGCCGTTCGTTTCGACAAGGAGCGAAAGCCCGTCGTAAGAAGCGGCTTCTTTAACAAAATCCGTAAAATCGGGATGCAAAAGCGGCTCACCCCACGCCGAAAGCGAGACGACGGCGCTTTCCGAAAGGGATGCCATTTGCGACACGAGCGGCCGGAATTCGGCGAGCGTCATATCGCGCGGATTTTTTTCTCCGTACGTTTTTTTATATGCTTCCCTATACGGCGAATAAATGCACTCCCCCTCTTCCCTGCCTGAAATCTGCACGTTGTAAAAGGCGGGTACTGTTTTCAAAACCGACACGAGGGTCACCGCTTTTTCAGAAAGGCTTGCCGCGTCTTTTCCCTCTCCGCACGCATCGTAGAGCGCACGAGAGGCGATATAGCCCGCCTTCGTCGAACATTCGAACGAAAGGCGGTAAAGACGCCGGTCATTCGGCGCGAGTACGGTTTCAATTTCAAACGAATTGATATCGGTTTTTAAAATCTTCATGACGGCATCTCGTGTGATGACTTCATCTCCGAGATTTTTTTGCCGCGCAAGAGAAGCCATGATGGCCGCCGCCCCCGTATCGATCGCTTCGGGTGAAAAGCCGTAGGGATAGCCGTCTGCAAAGGTGTATTCCGCGGCATAGGTTTTATGCACGCGAAGGATTTCATCGCTGAGCGCTTTGTCCAAAAAAGGGCAGTCGGCGGCGGCGTAGAGCACAGTTTCCGCTTTTTCGCTAAGACTTGTAATTTCGTCGAGTACATCGGCCGTCGTCCACACTTTCTTTTCTTTTACGGAAACGGATACGGAAGAGGATGCGGCTTCGCTTTTGCACCTTTCGGCATTATCGGATGCGGCGAGGACGACGACGGGGATACATCCCGAAACGGAAGCCGCCCACGAAAGCGCCCTGTCGTATGCGGAACGTCCGCCGAAAACTTTTTCGAACATATACCGAGCGCCGAATGCGGCATTTAAAATAACGACGGTTTTCATCATTACAGTATCGGCAGATTTTTATGCGGGTATAAACGGTTCGAGCGAAAACCGACACAAAAACACAAAACCGATTAAGGTCTTGACAGATTTCTCTAAAGCGGGTATAAAAATTAGTTTATTTTCGATATAAAATTATAATTGACTAAAAAAAATCCTTTTGTTATAATAAAACGTGCAGCTATGAAAATTCAAACGGAAGTCGGGCTCAAAAAAGTCATCGCCTGCATGGAACGCGCGGATCCCGCAGAAGCACAGAAAATACTTGAAAACCTGTTCGAAGACGAATTCGAATGCGGCGAGCTTGTGTTTACCGCCGACTGTTGCAATTTTTGGATTCCGTACATACGGCAGATCGACGCGATGGAAAACGCGTTTGAACGCGGTGAAAGCCTCCTTGCCGATTGGAAACGCTTCCGCTCTTTTCTTTCGCGAAAAGCGAACGTGTACACCCCTGCAGTCGAAGCGATAGACCGCGGTATTTTTTTATGCGCCCTTGAAAATTATCGGCAGCTGTTGGACGAGCGGGATATCGTACAAAAAGCGGAAATCTACCGCAAAGCGGGCTTATGCTGTAAAAAGCTCGGTAAATTCGAAGAGGCGCAGGAATTCCTTACCGCCTCAAACAATGCGCAGCCGGGGATTCCTTCCGTACTCGCCGAGCTTGCCGACTGTTTTGCCTTGTGCGGACACGAGCGGAACGCAAAAGTGCTTTTCCGCGAAGCGTTTTTTATCGATCCGACAAAAATCGACGCGAGCTTTCTCGATTCCGAACTGATTCGGGTATTGTTCGAAAAGACGGCGGAAAAGGGCTACACGGGTATGACGCTCTTGCAGTGGATTCCGGTCTACGGAGTGCTCTACGGCGTTTTTAATGTGCGGCGCGAACTCAAGCTGCAGGAGATCAGCAAATTAAAACAGGAAATCTACGCGATCGAAACGGAGATGAAAGATCCTTCATGCGATTCGGTGAATCTTACGCCGCGTCTCATCAATCTGTATTTTTGGCTCATCGACTACTACCTCGCTTCGGGCGACAATTCGAAGCCGGTGAACGATACGCTGCTGAAGATAAAAATACTCGATTCGGACGTTTACGAACAGTATATGAAGTGAGTGCAAAAGATGTAAATCCGTCGGAAGATAAAATCGGCCGGAACAAGAGGCCGTAAACTTTATTTATAAATTAACAATAATTTGCAATTATTAAACAAGGAGTATCGTATGGCAGATGAAAATCTCGTAACGCAGGTTCAAAACATGCTCAAAGAGGAAACGTGGACACGCGCGGCGATCAGCAATTATACAAAGAACAATCTTACGGAACTTGCCGACATCGTGGAAAAAGCGCGGGAAGCCGGATGCGCCGACGAACTGCAGCAAATCTGCGACGAACACCTCGCCCATACGAAAGACAGCATTATCGCGCTGTACCTGTCGGGCATGGTGTCGCTCGGCAAAGGTGCGCTCGACAATTCCGCGCTCGAAAACCTTGTCGACATCTTTCAAAAAAATCACAAAGAAAATATCGTCGTCTATCTCTGCGAAACGATTCTCGCCGACGATCCGAACAATAAATTTGCGCTTCGTACGCTCGCCGACTGCCTGCGCGCGGATAACAGCGATAAAGTGTGGGAACTCTACGAAAAGATCGTAAAGCTCGATTTTGAAGAAGCGGATTTGGCAAAACTGCTCGCCGAACACGCCGAAGCGGCAAACGACACGGAAACGGCGATCGACTACTATAAAAAAGCGCACCTCCGCTACATCACCGCCAAAAACATGAACGCGGTAAAAGAGACGTGGTCGCGCCTCGTCCAGCTCATCCCCGAAGAAATCGATTTTTTTATGCTCGCCAAACGAAAGATCGCAAAGACGATCAGCGAAGAACGGAGCGCCGTCCTCATGCAGGAATTGTACACGTGGTACAAAGACAATAAAAAATGGGATACGTCGATCGATATCTTAAAGCAGATTCTCGAAATCGACCAGCACGATACGTGGGCGCGCAAAGAGCTTGTCGACTGCTACCGCGGAAAATACGAAGGGAGAGCGCACCTCGAAGACTACATCCGATCGTCGAACCTGTCCCAGAGTTTCCGCAACGTATTCGAAGCGATAAACGATTTTGAAAAGCACATCGCGTTCGATGCCAAAAGCTATGTTTTTCACCGTTCGTGGGGCGTCGGCATAATCCGCTCGGTCGAAGACGACACGCTGAAAATCAATTTCGGAAAAAAATACGGCGTGCGTTCCATGTCACTCAAGATGGCGGTAAGCGCGTTGCAGCCGCTTGCAAAAGATCACATTTGGGTACTGAAAGCGACGAAAAAACGCGAAGAGCTTGCAAAAGAAGTAAAGAGCGATAAAACGCAGGCGCTTAAAACGATCATCAAAAGTTTTGACAACAGCTGTGACCTCAAACGCATCAAAGCCGAACTCGTTCCGGCCGTCCTCACTCCGGGCGAATGGACGTCGTGGAACAGCGCGGCAAAAAAGATTCTCGAATCGAATCCGCAATTCGGTGTGGACACGAACGACGTCAATATGTATACGGTACGCGATCACGATGTAAGCAAAGATATAAAGCTCGCAAACGAATTCAAAGCGCAAAAGCAATTTTTCCCGCGAGTCGATATGTTTTTGCGTTTTATCGAAGACGACGAAACGGATAAAAGCGGCGAAACGTTCAACGAAATGCTCTCCTACTTTATCGGATTCGTAAAATCGGTTTCGCACATAAACGAACAGGTTGTCGCTTCCTTTTTGACCATTCAAAAGGTAAATATGCTCG
This Treponema socranskii subsp. buccale DNA region includes the following protein-coding sequences:
- a CDS encoding cytidylyltransferase domain-containing protein encodes the protein MERMMTAVIVQCRMSSTRFPGKALKDLGGRPVLAWTLSAMKKVKADAYYVATDEASFSELEPVARSCGWDIFSGPLDDVLKRFCLLIEKIDADVVVRATADNPFLFYEAAESLLDEYMRRIALSPCDYMTWTGLPHGSGVEVFSGKSLVAAEKSTSLPYDREHVAPSLYNHRNRFSAVMQKAPARFYYPDCRTTIDTPSDYRRALSAVRFLSKGKAGNEPYTTEQILSAFSEPSVTHPVLFVPSVKEGGGTGHLRRSLDAAIESGALVYIPKDASLRECGELTEQAKGRGLSDWQIVTEYPLPGEYSLIVSDFFSLDKHTASSLCAAASLAAIDEGSDNTCFCDYLIDIIPSNLSRKSNISESAFMTMPSRTRSGERCKKFSDIKTVLVCFGGEDPASLTVPVSISLRREGLSVSAVVPEGIDSSEAEEAGVTCMRPVPVLREILSSYDLVVTHYGLTAYEAAYAGCAVLLLSPTKLHASLAKKYGFVCLEKKDAAGKKLHTVLSESEKLYPHIDPVNRHASLGAFIASLAKGKRFSCPVCGQSDPEKNAVVSRTLHRTFRRCASCAMIYMSWTDSNAAPDYDKTYFAEEYKAQYGKTYLEDFDAIKAQGERRIREIDSLVKNKKRFASKLSVLDVGCAYGPFLAAAAEDGWQVFGADVSKDAVSYVQSSLLFPASCTSFPDFDPASEFGVRQFDALTMWYVIEHFQNLDRVLESALALVKDGGIFAFSTPSAEGVSALMNTDDFYAQSPADHYTLWEPSKAKHILKRFGFTVEKIISTGHHPERFPQVKKHGWQKNSLMYSLYAFRSRISRLGDTFEVYCRKTGGAEEGEKSHE
- a CDS encoding spiro-SPASM protein; the protein is MKTVVILNAAFGARYMFEKVFGGRSAYDRALSWAASVSGCIPVVVLAASDNAERCKSEAASSSVSVSVKEKKVWTTADVLDEITSLSEKAETVLYAAADCPFLDKALSDEILRVHKTYAAEYTFADGYPYGFSPEAIDTGAAAIMASLARQKNLGDEVITRDAVMKILKTDINSFEIETVLAPNDRRLYRLSFECSTKAGYIASRALYDACGEGKDAASLSEKAVTLVSVLKTVPAFYNVQISGREEGECIYSPYREAYKKTYGEKNPRDMTLAEFRPLVSQMASLSESAVVSLSAWGEPLLHPDFTDFVKEAASYDGLSLLVETNGLHVTEELCEKVKEASGGKIIWIVLLDAVSEATYKKMRGSEGSLSKAHKAVALLQRAFPDTTYPQFVRTNDNEAELEAFYRFWKDDKNGGKVIIQKYDWFSGLLPECKPADLSPLERNPCWHLRRDMTILSDGSVPPCREYVFSNIIGNAFTESLASIWERMTSYAEKDMKCEYGEVCGKCDEYYTFNF
- the greA gene encoding transcription elongation factor GreA, translated to MADENLVTQVQNMLKEETWTRAAISNYTKNNLTELADIVEKAREAGCADELQQICDEHLAHTKDSIIALYLSGMVSLGKGALDNSALENLVDIFQKNHKENIVVYLCETILADDPNNKFALRTLADCLRADNSDKVWELYEKIVKLDFEEADLAKLLAEHAEAANDTETAIDYYKKAHLRYITAKNMNAVKETWSRLVQLIPEEIDFFMLAKRKIAKTISEERSAVLMQELYTWYKDNKKWDTSIDILKQILEIDQHDTWARKELVDCYRGKYEGRAHLEDYIRSSNLSQSFRNVFEAINDFEKHIAFDAKSYVFHRSWGVGIIRSVEDDTLKINFGKKYGVRSMSLKMAVSALQPLAKDHIWVLKATKKREELAKEVKSDKTQALKTIIKSFDNSCDLKRIKAELVPAVLTPGEWTSWNSAAKKILESNPQFGVDTNDVNMYTVRDHDVSKDIKLANEFKAQKQFFPRVDMFLRFIEDDETDKSGETFNEMLSYFIGFVKSVSHINEQVVASFLTIQKVNMLVPSSAYQIKFTFKELYDKIEEPRKMYLSLKDTKNTTLREDFIKNVKLLPDWDKQYVRLFPTVLSRAMLTSLINAGKTDMVRRLAADSFDNFKDNRQAVLFFFRECKDDDWFKDAGIAYEKQLIALINIVELTFREISNHVNTTENKKINKAAIDLLFTDDTLISYMLENNEDTVKRMYTLVADIADLDPAKKAQLRNRILEKYPDFKFQASEEKSSMQQRGMLVTAKMLEEKKAQEEQIRTVEIPKNAEEIGEARSQGDLKENAEYKAAREHQHFLNERLTKLQEELSRAVVFDPTTITTAFISFSTTATLHNNDSDKDETYTILGPWESDPDNNVISYMSPFGNALMDKKTGERVAFTINDHNYDYTVKEIKAAKP